The Streptomyces sp. NBC_00162 genome window below encodes:
- a CDS encoding phosphate ABC transporter ATP-binding protein: MTETLTLPQTTAGGASFLDARSLSAWFGGRKVLSRVSLTMPGGQVTALIGPSGCGKSTFLRILNRMHELIPGVELAGEVLLDGEDIYARGRRLTDARRRIGMVFQKSNPFPAMSVYDNVTAGLKLTGMRVAGSEKDDLVEECLTKAGLWKEVCDRLRQPGGALSGGQQQRLCIARSLAVRPRILLMDEPCSALDPTSTRRIEETIRDLADEVTLVIVTHNMQQAARVSDQCAFFLAEQGTPGRIVEYGPTPAMFSTPSDPRTADYVEGRFG, encoded by the coding sequence ATGACCGAGACGCTCACCCTGCCCCAGACCACCGCCGGCGGGGCCTCCTTCCTGGACGCCCGCTCGCTGTCCGCCTGGTTCGGGGGCCGCAAGGTCCTGAGCCGGGTCTCGCTGACGATGCCGGGCGGCCAGGTGACCGCCCTGATCGGCCCCTCGGGCTGCGGGAAGTCGACCTTCCTGCGCATCCTGAACCGGATGCACGAGCTGATCCCGGGAGTCGAACTGGCGGGCGAGGTCCTGCTGGACGGCGAGGACATCTACGCCCGAGGCCGCCGCCTGACGGACGCCCGCCGGCGCATCGGCATGGTCTTCCAGAAGTCGAACCCCTTCCCGGCGATGTCGGTCTACGACAACGTGACGGCGGGCCTGAAGCTCACGGGCATGCGCGTCGCGGGCTCGGAGAAGGACGACCTGGTGGAGGAGTGCCTCACGAAGGCGGGCCTGTGGAAGGAGGTATGCGACCGGCTCCGCCAGCCCGGCGGCGCCCTCTCGGGCGGCCAGCAGCAGCGCCTGTGCATCGCCCGCTCCCTGGCGGTCCGCCCCCGCATCCTCCTGATGGACGAACCCTGCTCGGCCCTGGACCCCACCTCGACCCGCCGCATCGAGGAGACCATCCGGGACCTGGCCGACGAGGTCACCCTCGTGATCGTCACCCACAACATGCAGCAGGCGGCGCGCGTCTCCGACCAGTGCGCCTTCTTCCTCGCGGAACAGGGAACTCCGGGCCGGATCGTCGAGTACGGCCCCACCCCGGCCATGTTCTCCACGCCTTCCGACCCCCGCACGGCGGACTACGTGGAGGGCCGATTCGGCTGA
- a CDS encoding SHOCT domain-containing protein, translated as MDDYPLLELFWTMLWLFVWVMWFFLLFKVITDLFRDHGMNGWAKAGWLILVLLLPFIGVLIYLIVRGRSMAERDREQAKEQQEAFQQYVRQTAAPSASPAEELHKLSALKDKGDITQEEFDRAKQKLLT; from the coding sequence ATGGACGACTATCCGCTGCTCGAACTCTTCTGGACGATGCTGTGGCTGTTCGTGTGGGTGATGTGGTTCTTCCTGCTCTTCAAGGTGATCACGGACCTCTTCCGGGACCACGGCATGAACGGCTGGGCGAAGGCCGGATGGCTGATCCTGGTGCTCCTCCTGCCGTTCATCGGCGTCCTGATCTACCTCATCGTGCGCGGCCGCAGCATGGCCGAACGCGACCGGGAGCAGGCCAAGGAACAACAAGAGGCCTTCCAGCAGTACGTCCGCCAGACGGCGGCCCCGTCCGCGAGCCCGGCGGAAGAGCTGCACAAGCTCTCGGCCCTGAAGGACAAGGGCGACATCACCCAGGAGGAGTTCGACCGCGCGAAGCAGAAGCTCCTGACCTGA